A segment of the Jatrophihabitans endophyticus genome:
GCAGGACGACGCCACCGCCGTCGTCGACGCCGCGATCATCGGCCCCCGCACGATCGAGCACCTCCACGCGCAACTGGCCGCCGCCGACACCGTGCCGCCCGGCGACGTGCTCGACGCCGTCGACGAGATCGTCGCGTCCGGCACGGACCTCGCTCCCGCGGAGAAGCTCGACACCCCGCCGTCGCTGCTCGACGCCACGTTGCGGCGGCGCTGATGACGAGCTTCGGCATCATGACCGCCCCCGCGCAGGTCGGCTACGACGACTTGCTGCGCGTGTGGCAGGAGGCGGACGCCGTCCCGCAGCTCGAGCACGCCTGGCTCTACGACCACCTGATGCCGATCTTCGGCGACCCCGACGGTCCGGCGCTCGAAGGGTGGACGCTGCTGTCGGCGCTCGCCGCCCGCACCAGCCGGCTGCGACTGGGCCTGCTCGTGACGAGCAACCGGTTCCGACCGCCCGCGCTGCTGGCCAAGATCGCGACGACCGTCGACATCGTCTCGAACGGCCGGCTCGACTTCGGCATCGGCGCCGGTTCGCGCCCGCAGCACCCACTGGCCCGGCGCGAGTACGACGCCCACGGACTGCCGTTCCACGACGCCGCGCACGCCGTCGCCAGTCTGGCCGAGGCCTGCGAGATCGTGCGCCGGCTGTGGACCGAGGACGAGCCGTTCGACTTCGACGGCCACCACCACCACCTCGTCGGCGCGTACGGCAACCCCAAGCCCGTCCAGCGGCCCGGTCCCCCGATCGTCGTCGGCGGCCGATCGACCGCCACGCTGCGGGTCGCCGCCGAGCACGCCGACGTCTGGAACGTGCCGGGCGGGCTCACCGCGGACGACATCGCGAGCGCGGCCGACCGAAGCGCGGCGCTGGACCGCCTGTGCGTCCAGGCCGGTCGTGACCCGGACGCGGTCGTCCGCTCGATCGCCCTGCCGCTGTCCTACGACGACCCCGGCGCGACCCGCGACGCGATCGGCCGGGCGGTCGCGGCCGGCTTCGGGCACGTCGTGCTGATCGTGCCGTCGCCCTACCCCGCCGGGGTCGCGCGGTGGGTCGCCGAGGAGCTCGTCATCCCGTCACGCTGACGCGTCGGCGTCGCCCGCAGGGTCGAGCACCAACCCGGGCCGCTCGTCGTCCCACGCCCCGGCGCTGATCCGCCAGCCCGCGGCCGTCCGGACGAACTGGAGGGTCTTCATGCCCCGTCCGGTGACCCGGACGCCGTCCTCGACCCACTCCTTGGCGTAGCTGCAGAAGTGCTGGGCGACGTCGCCGAACACGTCGGTGCGACCGGTGAGCTCCCATTCGCGGAACCGCGCGACGGTCTGCCAGGCGATCTCGCCGGCGAGCAGCGCGCGCCGGGGTTCGAGGAACGCGTCGACGTCGTACCCCACGGGTTCGGTGCCGCACGTCCGCACCACGATCGCCCCGGGGAGGAACGCGGCCCGCAACGCGGCCACCCGGTCGTCGAGGTCGGGACCGGAGGCGAAGGCGGCGAAGAAGGTGCGCACGAGCGCGGCCACGGCGGCGCGATCGGCCTCCGCGTCGGGACCGACCCGGGCCGTCACGGCCCACCGCGCCAGTGGTCGATGCGGTGGTGGTCGGGCGAGAACCCGTTCGCGACACCGTGCAGCACCGCCTGCGTGCGGCTCTCGACGTCGATCTTGCGGTAGACGGCGCGGATGTAGGACTTCACCGTGTTCGGGCTGAGGTAGGTCAACCGCGCGATGTCGGCGTTGCTCTTGCCCTGGGTGATGAGGGCGAGGATCTCGGCCTCGCGCTCGGTCAGACCCTCGGCGCGACCGGGCCAGTCGCCCGGGGGCACCCTGCGCGCCCGCGGCGGTGCGGGGCTGACCACGTGCTCGCCGGAGTGCACGGCCTCCAGCGCGGCGACCAGGTCGTCGGCGTTGAGGGTCTTGGACAGGTACCCGTCGACGCCGGCCCGCTCGGCCTCCTGCACGAGGTCCGGATGGAAGTTCCAGGTGTAGACGACGACGCGCCGCGCGCGGGGGCTCTTCACGAGGACGTCGATCTCCTCGTGGTCGGACTCGGGCTGCGCGAACGAGTCGTACAGCGCGATGTCCACGGTGTCCGACAGCGGCTCGTTGGCGTCGATCTCGGCGACCAGGACGCGGTCGCGGTAGGAGTCGAGCATCGACGCGATGCCGGTCAGGACGACGTCGTAGTCGTCGACGAGGGCGACCAGGATCGGCGACGGCATGCCCCGCACTTAACCACCCCCAGGGGTGTGCCGCACCAGCCCCAGGGGTGTGAGGGTCGAACAGGTCGCAACGACACGACCGCGCACGACACGACCGGCACGCGGGCCATCCGGCACCGCGTGACCGACCGAAAGGGGAAAGCAGTCATGCTCGGACTCATCGTCAGCCTCATCGTCGTCGGCCTCCTCGCCGGCGCCCTCGCACGTCTGCTCGTGCCCGGCAAGCAGGACCTCTCGATCCCCATGACGATCCTGCTGGGGATCGTCGGCTCGTTCGTCGGCGGCTTCCTCGGCTACGCGATCTTCCACAAGGACGCCGACGAGGGGTTCTTTCAGCCGGCCGGCATCGTCGGCTCCGTCATCGGGGCCGTGATCGTCCTGCTGATCTGGACGCGCGTCGGGCACCGCCGCGCCGTCCGCCACTGAGACCGGGGGTCGGAGGGTCCCCCGCCCCAGCCGCAGGTGCGCCGGTTCCCCCCGTAGCGGTGCACCTGCGGCGCCTCGGCCGTCTGGTGGCGGGCCAGCTCAGCCGGCGAGCTCGGCGGCGATGCGGTCGAGCAGCACCTCGAGGCCCGCGCCGAACTCCTCCTCGAAACGGTCCTCGGTGAGACCGCGGCGGAGTCGGTGGATCTGCGGGTACTCCGACTCCGGGACGTCGCCGGTGACGTCCACGAGGTCGGTGGCGGTGTCGGCCTCGGCCGCCGCCTCGCGCACCTCGGACCGCCGGGTCGGGCTGACCCCGCCGGGGACGGGATCGGCCGGGTCGACGGGGTCGTGCTCGCCGGAGTCGTCCCCGGTCTGGAAGGACCCGTCGCCGGGCTTGGGGTCGGCCAGCACCATCGAGCTGGTCTCGAGCAGCAGGTAGCCGAGCAGGAAGCTGTTGAAGGTCCGATAGGTGAACAGCACCTGGTCGTCGGTGAAGTCGGCCGCGCGCAGCGTCTCCAGCATCGCCTCGATCCAGCGCAGCGAGCGCAGCGGCGGGTTGACCCACGGCGCGTGGGGCGGCCGGGTCGCGACGAGCGGGAACGCGTGGGGATGCGCCCGCGCGTAGCGCCGGACGCCCCAGGCGAGCCCGCGCAGGTAGTCGCGCCAGCCGACCGACTCGGCCGAGGCCGGCACGTCCGGGTCCTCGGACAGCTCGTTGACGATCCGCTCGACGACCGCGTCGAAGAGATCCTCGCGGTTGTCGATGTGCCGGTACAGCGACATCGCCCGCACGCCGAGCCGATCGGCGACCGTGCGCATCGACGCGGCGGCGATGCCCTGCTCGTCGATCAGCGCCAGGGTCTCGCTGATGATCCGCTCCGGCGACAGCGGGGAGCGCCGGGGCGCACTGCCACCCGTCCCGTTGTCAGTCATCGCCACCTCCGACCCGGAATTTTCCCACGAGGAGCGTTCCGAACACCGCCCAGGGCCCGAAATCTGGGGCCCGTGGAGCATCGGCCATATTTCGAAATGAATGGGCGCGAGAGGGTTAGACCGTACCGCCGGCCTGGTATACGGTGTAAGCATCGCGTTGCAGAGCCGAAGCGAAAAGCGCGCCATTAACCACCGCGGGACAGACCGAAGGAGCTGCGCCCACCCGGGCGCATCGCAGTAGCCGTTTCTGCCGGTAAAAGCTGTGCGGAGCGGGCGGGACCGGCAGGAGGCCCGCCGTCTCCGGTAATGCGACGACCCGTAACACCATAAACCGCGCCGCCGTCCCGGTCCGCGCGTAATGAGTCGCGCCCAATACGTTGTAACGCGACGCAACGATAACACCGATTTAGCACCCGTTTCATCACTGGCCCCAATTCGGAGGAGAAGAGACACATGACGAACCCGGATCAGTTGCTCGACCTGATCGGCCGCAACGCCATCGACGTCGACGGCGACAAGATCGGCAAGATCGGGCAGCTCTACACCGACGACCGCACCGGCGACCCGCAGTGGGTCACCGTGTCGACCGGGCTGTTCGGCAGCAAGCAGAGCTTCGCCCCGCTCTACGACTCGAAGCGCAACGGCGACGACCTCCAGCTCGCGGTGACGAAGGAGCAGGTCAAGGACGCGCCGAACGTCGACGACGACGGGCATCTCGAGGACGACGAGAACGACGCCCTCTTCGCGCACTACCGCGGGCACCTCGGCGACCAGGACGGCCAGCAGGGCGGTCAGCCGGCGGCGGGCCGTACCGATCGCGAGACCGGCGACCGCACCGGCGACGGCGACCGCGACCGCCTCGCGGACGTCGCGGACGCCGAAGGCGCCGGCCGGTCCGCGGACCGCGGCGAGGGCCGCGACGTCTCGGGGCCGAACACCGACGACGCCATGACCCGTTCGGAGGAGCGGCTGCGCGTCGGCACCGAGCAGGTCGAGGCGGGACGGGCCCGGCTGCGCAAGTACGTCGTCACCGAGAACGTGACCCAGACGGTGCCGGTGAGCCACGAGGAGGTCCGCATCGAGCGGGAGCCCATCACCGACGCCAACCGCGACGAGGCAGTGAGCGGCGAGCCGATCAGCGAGGAGGAGCACGAGGTGACGCTGCACGCGGAGCGACCGGTCGTGGACAAGGAGACCGTGCCCGTGGAGCGCGTCAAGCTCGGCACCGAGACCGTCACCGAGGAGCAGACGGTCAGCGAAGAGGTCCGCAAGGAGCAGATCGACACGCCCGACGAGGGCCGTTCCCGGCGCTGACCACCCAGACCGCGGTGCGGGCCGTTACGGCTACTGGCGGCCCGCACTGCGCCCTCCCCCGTCAGTGGCCCGTTCGTCCGGAGGCGCCCGTCCCCTACCGACCACCAGCAGTTCCCGCACGCACCACCACGAGTAGCCGGAGTAGCCAATGAGTGACGAGTTCCCGAGACATGCTGCCCAGGGGCAGCCCCAGAACGACGTGGCGTCGCGCGCCGGCGAGGCGAAGGACGCGGCGGCCGATGTCGCGTCGAGCGGCAAGCAGGCGGCGGCCGACGTCGCCGAGACCGGCAAGCAGGCCGCGGGCGAGGTCGTCGACCAGGCCAAGCAGCACGCCGGCGACCTGATGGGCCGGACCCGCGACCAGGTCAACGAGCAGGTCGACGCACAGAAGAGCTCCACCGTCGAGACGCTGCGCTCGCTGGGCGATCAGCTCGCCTCGATGACCGACAACACCGACGAGACCGGGACGGCCGTCGACCTCGCCGGCCGAGCCCGCGACCGCGCGCGGAACGCGGCGGACTGGCTCGAGTCGCGCGACACCGACCAGATCCTCGACGAGGTGCGCAAGCTCGGCCGGGAACGGCCCGGCGCCTTCCTCCTCGGCGCCGTCGTCGCCGGCGTGGTGACGGGCCGGCTGACCCGCGGAGCGGTCGCCGTCCACACCGACGACTCGAGCGGCACGTCCACCACAGGCACGTCCACCACGGGCACGACCACCGACCGCCAGCACCGTGCCGCACCCACGCCGACCCCGACGCGCGCGCCCGCGCCGTCGCGGAGCGGTGTCGACACCGGCCCGCTGCCGCGCCACGACGCGCTCGGCGAGTACCCCGCCGGCGGGCAGGTGCGCCCGTGACGTCGGTACGCGACGAGGTGGCCGGCATCGGCTCCGACCTCGCGCCGAGTCAGCAGGAGAAGGACGCCGTCCGTGGCTTCGTCTCGGACGTGACCCGCGACGTCAAGCAGTTGGTGCAGCAGGAGGTCGCGCTGGCCAAGGCCGAGATCTCGGCCGAGGCGGGCAAGGTCGGCAAGGGCGCCGGCATGCTCGGCGGCGCGGCGTTCGCCGGCATCATGGCCGTCGTCTTCCTGTCGACGGCCCTGTGGTGGGCCCTCGCGAACGTCATGGACCAGAGCTGGGCCGCCCTGATCGTGGCCGGCCTGTGGCTGGTCATCGCGGCCGTGCTGTTCGTCGTCGGCCGCGGCACGCTGCGCTCGATCAGCCTCAAGCCCGAACGCACCATCAACTCGTTGAAGAAGATCCCCGGCGCCGTCAAGCCGCCGGCGAGGAGGAACGCATGAGCAGCAACCCCGACCAGCTCGAAGCCGACGTCGACCGCTCCCGCGACTCGCTCGGCCGCGATGTCGCCCGGCTCAACGACCGCGTCTCGCCGGCCCGCTTCGTGGGCACGCGCACCGACCGGGTCAAGCAGGGCGCGGCGTCGATCAAGGACAAGCTCATGGGGTCGTCGAACTCCGCCGGCGACGCCGCCAAGGACCGGCTGGGTTCGGCCGTGGGCTCGGTCAAGGACGCGACCGACAACGCCGCCGGCAGGCTCGGCGACGCCACCGGGTCCGCACCCGAGACGCTGCGTCAGCAGACCCAGGGCAACCCGGTCGCCGCCGGTCTCATCGCGTTCGGCGTCGGCTGGCTGCTCTCCTCGCTCGTTCCCGCGAGCCAGGCCGAGCAGCAGGCGGCGGCGAAGCTCGAGGAGAACGCCGATGCCGTCGTCGAGCCGCTCACCGAGTCGGCCAAGGAGGTCGCGGGCAACCTGCAGCAGCCGCTGCAGGACTCGGCCGCCGCGCTCAAGGACACCGCCACCGACGCCGTCGACCGCACCACCGAGCACGCGAAGTCGGCCGCCGGTGACGTGAAGGACCAGGCCGCCGACGCCAAGGACGACGTCGCGGGCGGCAGCGGGGACAGCACCCGTGCCACGCGGTCGTACTGACGGGAGGGGTTCATGGCAACGCACTCGTCGTCCGACCGTGACCGCGACGACCGCGACGACCCCGGTCGCCGCAACGGTCGCGACCGCACGGTTCCCGACCGCCCGAAGGAGATGCCGAAGGCGGGCTGGTTCGCGATCCTCAAGCGCGCGGTCAAGCAGTTCAAGCACGACGACATCACCGACCGCGCCGCGGCACTGACCTACTACGGGGTGCTGGCGATCTTCCCCGGCGTGCTCGCTCTCGTGTCGATCCTCGGGCTGCTGGGCAAGTCGAGCGTCAACTCGATCCTGACCAACATCCAGGCGGTCGCCCCGAGCGGTGCCACGAGCTTCCTGCGCACCGTCATCAACCAGGTGCAGGGCAAGGCGGGGGCTGCCGGCATCGCGTTCGTCGTCGGGCTGGTGCTCGCCCTGTGGTCCGCGTCGGGGTACGTCGCCGGGTTCATGCGGGCGTCCAACGCGATCTACGACGTCGACGAGGGCCGGCCGATCTGGAAGACCGCGCCGGTGCGGCTGCTCGTCACGCTCGCCCTCGTGGTCATGCTGGCGCTCAGCGCGCTGATGGTCGTGCTGACCGGCCCGATCGCCAAGCAGATCGGCTCGGCGTTCGGCATCGGCGACACGGCGGTGCTCGTCTGGGACATCGCGAAGTGGCCGGTCCTGCTCATCATCGTCAGCCTGATGTTCTCGCTGCTCTACCGGGCCTGTCCGAACGTCAAGCAGCCCGGCTTCACGTGGATCACGCTGGGCGGCGTCATCGCGGTCGTGGTGTGGATCGTCGCGTCGGCGCTGTTCGCGCTGTACGTGTCGTTCTCGGGGTCGTACAACAAGACGTACGGCTCGCTGGCCACGGTGATCGTGTTCCTCGTGTGGCTGTGGATCACCAACATCGCGGTGCTGCTCGGCGCGGAGTTCAACGCCGAGACCCAGCGCGAGCGGGCGATCCGGGCCGGCCTGCCCGAGGACGTCGAACCGTTCGCCGAGCTGCGCGACACGCGCAAGCTGGAGGAGCCGCAGAAGCGCGAGGCCGACGAGGCGGCCGCGATCCGCGACCGCACGATGCGACGCCCGCGCTAGTCCGGGTCCGTCACCACGGCCGTCCCCTCCCCTCGGAGGCGGACGGCCGTGGCGCGTCGGTGCTCACCGCCGGCGCGCGGAGTAGGCCCAGTACAGCCCACCCGCGACCAGCAGGACGACGGCGGTGACGGCGGCGACGCTCATGGGGTTGTCCTTTCCGAGACGATGATCGGTCTAGGATGACGTAATTACGGAATTACGCAATCCCGGAACGGGGTCCGGCACAGGAGGCGCGATGGCTGACCGCGGTGTGACGGCTCGACTCGACGCGCTCGAGGCCCGCGTCCGGGCACTCGAGACCGGAGCGCCGGCGCGACCGCCGGCCCCCGCCTCGGACGACGCGGGGTCGGTCGAGTACCGAGGACGGGTCCACCTCGCCGGCTCGGTGACCTGGTCCCGGCAGCTGTCGACGTCAGCCGTCCTCGACCTCCCCGGGCCGGTGACCGTCGACGTCCTCGCCGCGTTGGGGCATCCGCTCCGGCTCGACGTGGTGCGCCGGCTGCTGCGCGCACCGGCGAGCGCGAACGAGCTGCAGGAAGCTCTGGACCTCAACTCGACCGGGCAGGTCTACCACCACCTGCGGGCGCTCGTGAGTGCCCGCGTCGTCGTGGCCGAGCACCAGGTCTACTCGGTGGCGCCGACGGCGGTCGTCCCGTTGCTCGTGATCGTGCTCGCCGCCGGCGACGTCGCCGGGGTGCTGCCGTGAGGGCCGGGCCGCCGTCAGCGCGACGGTGACGCCGACGCCGTTCCGGTCGTCGGCGATCCGGTC
Coding sequences within it:
- a CDS encoding response regulator transcription factor, giving the protein MPSPILVALVDDYDVVLTGIASMLDSYRDRVLVAEIDANEPLSDTVDIALYDSFAQPESDHEEIDVLVKSPRARRVVVYTWNFHPDLVQEAERAGVDGYLSKTLNADDLVAALEAVHSGEHVVSPAPPRARRVPPGDWPGRAEGLTEREAEILALITQGKSNADIARLTYLSPNTVKSYIRAVYRKIDVESRTQAVLHGVANGFSPDHHRIDHWRGGP
- a CDS encoding TetR/AcrR family transcriptional regulator — its product is MTDNGTGGSAPRRSPLSPERIISETLALIDEQGIAAASMRTVADRLGVRAMSLYRHIDNREDLFDAVVERIVNELSEDPDVPASAESVGWRDYLRGLAWGVRRYARAHPHAFPLVATRPPHAPWVNPPLRSLRWIEAMLETLRAADFTDDQVLFTYRTFNSFLLGYLLLETSSMVLADPKPGDGSFQTGDDSGEHDPVDPADPVPGGVSPTRRSEVREAAAEADTATDLVDVTGDVPESEYPQIHRLRRGLTEDRFEEEFGAGLEVLLDRIAAELAG
- a CDS encoding LLM class flavin-dependent oxidoreductase, whose amino-acid sequence is MTAPAQVGYDDLLRVWQEADAVPQLEHAWLYDHLMPIFGDPDGPALEGWTLLSALAARTSRLRLGLLVTSNRFRPPALLAKIATTVDIVSNGRLDFGIGAGSRPQHPLARREYDAHGLPFHDAAHAVASLAEACEIVRRLWTEDEPFDFDGHHHHLVGAYGNPKPVQRPGPPIVVGGRSTATLRVAAEHADVWNVPGGLTADDIASAADRSAALDRLCVQAGRDPDAVVRSIALPLSYDDPGATRDAIGRAVAAGFGHVVLIVPSPYPAGVARWVAEELVIPSR
- a CDS encoding YihY/virulence factor BrkB family protein; its protein translation is MATHSSSDRDRDDRDDPGRRNGRDRTVPDRPKEMPKAGWFAILKRAVKQFKHDDITDRAAALTYYGVLAIFPGVLALVSILGLLGKSSVNSILTNIQAVAPSGATSFLRTVINQVQGKAGAAGIAFVVGLVLALWSASGYVAGFMRASNAIYDVDEGRPIWKTAPVRLLVTLALVVMLALSALMVVLTGPIAKQIGSAFGIGDTAVLVWDIAKWPVLLIIVSLMFSLLYRACPNVKQPGFTWITLGGVIAVVVWIVASALFALYVSFSGSYNKTYGSLATVIVFLVWLWITNIAVLLGAEFNAETQRERAIRAGLPEDVEPFAELRDTRKLEEPQKREADEAAAIRDRTMRRPR
- a CDS encoding DUF4440 domain-containing protein, yielding MTARVGPDAEADRAAVAALVRTFFAAFASGPDLDDRVAALRAAFLPGAIVVRTCGTEPVGYDVDAFLEPRRALLAGEIAWQTVARFREWELTGRTDVFGDVAQHFCSYAKEWVEDGVRVTGRGMKTLQFVRTAAGWRISAGAWDDERPGLVLDPAGDADASA
- a CDS encoding GlsB/YeaQ/YmgE family stress response membrane protein translates to MLGLIVSLIVVGLLAGALARLLVPGKQDLSIPMTILLGIVGSFVGGFLGYAIFHKDADEGFFQPAGIVGSVIGAVIVLLIWTRVGHRRAVRH
- a CDS encoding phage holin family protein produces the protein MTSVRDEVAGIGSDLAPSQQEKDAVRGFVSDVTRDVKQLVQQEVALAKAEISAEAGKVGKGAGMLGGAAFAGIMAVVFLSTALWWALANVMDQSWAALIVAGLWLVIAAVLFVVGRGTLRSISLKPERTINSLKKIPGAVKPPARRNA
- a CDS encoding PRC and DUF2382 domain-containing protein, giving the protein MTNPDQLLDLIGRNAIDVDGDKIGKIGQLYTDDRTGDPQWVTVSTGLFGSKQSFAPLYDSKRNGDDLQLAVTKEQVKDAPNVDDDGHLEDDENDALFAHYRGHLGDQDGQQGGQPAAGRTDRETGDRTGDGDRDRLADVADAEGAGRSADRGEGRDVSGPNTDDAMTRSEERLRVGTEQVEAGRARLRKYVVTENVTQTVPVSHEEVRIEREPITDANRDEAVSGEPISEEEHEVTLHAERPVVDKETVPVERVKLGTETVTEEQTVSEEVRKEQIDTPDEGRSRR
- a CDS encoding DUF3618 domain-containing protein, whose translation is MSSNPDQLEADVDRSRDSLGRDVARLNDRVSPARFVGTRTDRVKQGAASIKDKLMGSSNSAGDAAKDRLGSAVGSVKDATDNAAGRLGDATGSAPETLRQQTQGNPVAAGLIAFGVGWLLSSLVPASQAEQQAAAKLEENADAVVEPLTESAKEVAGNLQQPLQDSAAALKDTATDAVDRTTEHAKSAAGDVKDQAADAKDDVAGGSGDSTRATRSY
- a CDS encoding ArsR/SmtB family transcription factor, translated to MADRGVTARLDALEARVRALETGAPARPPAPASDDAGSVEYRGRVHLAGSVTWSRQLSTSAVLDLPGPVTVDVLAALGHPLRLDVVRRLLRAPASANELQEALDLNSTGQVYHHLRALVSARVVVAEHQVYSVAPTAVVPLLVIVLAAGDVAGVLP